A genome region from Dreissena polymorpha isolate Duluth1 chromosome 16, UMN_Dpol_1.0, whole genome shotgun sequence includes the following:
- the LOC127861410 gene encoding DNA-directed RNA polymerase II subunit RPB1-like isoform X2 has product MDFIPFSQNSANMSKSSTPHSNLKNSHNNSKSSNLSFGSPASLPVFGSPAVAFGSPAFQTGGSPYQRTPSPRHHKPQYTPRGQGNYGSGGVGSNNRNYGQGQGYQQNYSQSNHNMSPNYSPRHSGPQKFSPYSPKDFQRQMSEPSFKTPQQYSPNYGRGYGRKSFNKTFGQKIPSNPA; this is encoded by the exons ATGGATTTCATTCCATTCAGTCAGAACAGCGCTAACATGTCGAAATCTAGCACACCCCATTCGAATTTGAAGAACTCCCACAACAACTCCAAATCGTCGAATTTGTCTTTCGGAAGCCCAGCAAGTTTGCCAGTGTTTGGTTCGCCTGCAGTCGCCTTCGGTAGCCCTGCTTTTCAGACAGGTGGGTCGCCGTATCAGAGAACGCCCAGTCCTAGGCATCACAAACCACAGTACACACCACGGGGGCAAGGAAACTATGGTAGTGGGGGTGTAGGTAGCAATAACAGAAACTATGGACAGGGTCAGGGTTACCAGCAGAACTATTCTCAATCAAATCATAACATGTCGCCAAACTACAGTCCGAGACACAGTGGTCCACAGAAATTTTCCCCTTATAGTCCAAAAGATTTCCAACGCCAGATGTCTGAACCTTCATTCAAAACACCTCAGCAATATTCTCCTAACTATGGACGTGGTTATGGAAGGAAatcctttaataaaacatttggacAG AAAATTCCCAGCAATCCTGCATGA
- the LOC127861410 gene encoding M-phase-specific PLK1-interacting protein-like isoform X1 has translation MDFIPFSQNSANMSKSSTPHSNLKNSHNNSKSSNLSFGSPASLPVFGSPAVAFGSPAFQTGGSPYQRTPSPRHHKPQYTPRGQGNYGSGGVGSNNRNYGQGQGYQQNYSQSNHNMSPNYSPRHSGPQKFSPYSPKDFQRQMSEPSFKTPQQYSPNYGRGYGRKSFNKTFGQTPRFDRNCNPGGSINIEDYYCPSMVGDPWQNLVPVLAQR, from the exons ATGGATTTCATTCCATTCAGTCAGAACAGCGCTAACATGTCGAAATCTAGCACACCCCATTCGAATTTGAAGAACTCCCACAACAACTCCAAATCGTCGAATTTGTCTTTCGGAAGCCCAGCAAGTTTGCCAGTGTTTGGTTCGCCTGCAGTCGCCTTCGGTAGCCCTGCTTTTCAGACAGGTGGGTCGCCGTATCAGAGAACGCCCAGTCCTAGGCATCACAAACCACAGTACACACCACGGGGGCAAGGAAACTATGGTAGTGGGGGTGTAGGTAGCAATAACAGAAACTATGGACAGGGTCAGGGTTACCAGCAGAACTATTCTCAATCAAATCATAACATGTCGCCAAACTACAGTCCGAGACACAGTGGTCCACAGAAATTTTCCCCTTATAGTCCAAAAGATTTCCAACGCCAGATGTCTGAACCTTCATTCAAAACACCTCAGCAATATTCTCCTAACTATGGACGTGGTTATGGAAGGAAatcctttaataaaacatttggacAG ACACCAAGGTTTGATCGTAATTGTAATCCAGGCGGAAGTATAAACATTGAAGATTATTATTGCCCAAGTATGGTAGGCGACCCATGGCAAAATCTTGTACCAGTTCTTGCGCAGAGATAG